One Magnolia sinica isolate HGM2019 chromosome 2, MsV1, whole genome shotgun sequence genomic window, tttccTACCCCATTCatggcggatgcactcaaccatgagtgtaccagatttcactatcgaaggttttaaataaGGTTCACCTCTAATCTTTACGCCCTACCCAAGGACCCTACATTTACTCCTGCTGGAGGCTCTCGCAAGCGATAAGTTGGTTTTCTATCAACTAACTAACAACGTCGGTCCTAGTCCAAAGACCTATGTTTATACCTGCCAGAGGCTCACACGGAAACTAACATATACACACCCGTGTCTAGTGTATTCAACCCTACACTAGAGCCTAGGtgctacacaagaacctatcgagtttaggtcacaaactcttaccttcATTCATACACAAGAAAAGAGAGTATTAACTTAATGACACTTGTCGATTTGAGCCCCATTGATGCTACGATCTTATGTTGTTTCTTCAAAGCTTCCTCGTGCTTAAATCTGCTCCTCAATTGCTCCCTCGATCATGATGTCGATGCATTTCCAATGCTTCAGGTTCAAGATCAAACATCATACATGCGATGCTCCGATACggtgactaaggtgatgagaggtagggtgaatctcctacaactaatggaggATTGTAATTCGTaggagattcacctagatgggtcttctagatGATTTGGACAAGAGGTATAGTGATACAGTTGGGTCTAGGTCTATTCTTTAGAAAATAGTAGAGTACAAATTTTTCTTCAAGGTGGAAGTTGGAATCCTCATTTGAGTATTAATATCAAGAAGATGATTCAAAAGTCATTGGTTTAGAGTCTTTGGATGAGAGATATGAACATGAAATCATCTATACTTCTGTTATACAAAAAATTTATCCAAATACCCAACAACCGTATACCCTTTTATAAGAGACCGATTtgcaacggatataaaacgacTAGTTAACAACTCTTTCGATGGGATTGAACAGTgtgtcgatcccatcgagaaaatctaggAATTTCTGATGATTGTTGGACTCATTCTTCGATTTGATCAAGTGGACCTTCAATTGGATCGAGTTCATCGACAAcctatcaatgatatcgaagaacacttgaaaactgttgttttgAGCATACAATTTCACAGTAAATACCTCTTTTacccttacttatcatgttccaattaagaTTCTaaagctaagggatgatcaacaaggtttacctataaggttaagatcatctaaaagtTCCAAGGTTATGGTCATCTAGGCACCTCATTTATATATTCTTTACTCTTTGATGCTCGTGTCCACTTATGTCTTCAGTTTTCAGCTATCAAGGGCTCGACCAACTGtaaactcatgtgattgacaaacaaagtACATAAATAAGTGCATTTAcaagtggtagactcacaagagtttcgaCACTAAGGTCATCCGTCTGAGTATCCATTGTGGTGCCCATGGGTGCAGGTGCGAGGGAGAATGCATTTCATTTATTCCTAAAAGAAGATAATGATAAGGCTATCAATAATCAAAACGGTCACCAAATTGCGTAGCATTTTCTGCTCAAGCTTATATCCAAATCATAGCAACAGTCATAGCCACCTGCCACAGCAATACTTGTATGGTCGAAGATAGATCGGCTTTAAATGACAAGATAGGCGCCCTTGTCTTTAACCCATAGAACAACCTCACTAACCAACATTTTCgtttttaattactttatttttagattggttagcttttctttttaattcctaAGAAACAATCGCTGATGTTTAGGCCACCATGCGAGTTTTCTCTTTCAGAGGTTTTACTAAAGCCCACACACTTGTACAGGGGATACCATCTACACCACCGCATGTGCCAGCACGGGAGATGGGTGCAATTTCCAATGTTCTTCCTCATACATTAGATCGATGTACTCATTTGGTGTGCCACGATGTTGGAAATAGGTGGATGGCTTAGAGAATTTCACCGGACTTCTCTTCGACTAGACATTGGCTACAtaaactatggcccacctgatcagaggACGGTCCTGATTCTTGAGCCAGGAAATGTAAATAAAGGGTGGATTGGACCTAGCAGCTGTATGCCTTGCCGGCACACATGGGGGCGAGTAGATGTGGGCCCTTTTCTAAGCGTGTGGGGTAGCTAAGCTCCTCTTCAATGTCATGATCGTCGTCTCAAGGTTGTCACTTTTGTAGAGAAGGCAATCGCGATGACCGAATGCATCCCACACTCGTATAATAATATCCTCAGACTTCACACCTGAAAGGGCTAGCAATAGCTAGGTCAGGACCTAACTAGACCAGAAAGTGATCAAACGCCTGAAAGATGAGGCGCAACAGAAGGTGCTAGAAGCTCATCTTGAAATCATATACTTGAAGAAGAAAATCATAGTAGTAGTATTTGGCATGTTGCAGCCTCATACTGTAAAATACTCTCCCCTCTCAGCCGGTTATTCAAATCCCAAACACCTTCCCATTTCCAACCATTTTCCGCAACCCTCACCCTTGTACTACTACTATTTTTTTTCGCATGCAAGCTCCAAAAATAGCCCAAGACCAAGATCCGAAAATACAGACTATTCATCCCAAGGACACTGCCAGTAACCCAAATATCTGGAACAGTAAAATGAAAACATAAGATAAATATCACATTACACCTTTCCGTTACCAAAATCCATTTTGATCTAATGCTTGGCATTGATCAAATTCCTAATGACATACTGCAGGATTCCACCGTGATCGAAATATATAAGCTCCACCTGCAGCAACAGAAACATTTCAATGAAGACACAAAAGCAATTAGAAACAAACACAAGGTTAATGAGAATTGTTCCTTTACCTCTGTGTCAAAGCGGGCCGTACACGTAAATGACTTGCCACTGTCGGTCACAACAGTGACGTCCTGACCTGGTTTTATCTCACTCACACTGCTCGGGAGATCAATGCTGTAACGTTCGTGGCCAGTCAAGCCAAGAGTCTCTGCATCTTCCCCAGGCTTGAAGCAGAGAGGGATGATACCCATGCCCACCAGATTACTGCGGTGAATCCTCTCAAAGCTCTTGGCAATCACTGCTTTCACTCCCTGTGTTGAACCAGTACATGTAATCATCATCAGTAATGCAGCACGTAATGCAACAGACTATCAGACATGGAGAAAGCTCCCAATACACATACCAAAAGCATCGGTCCCTTGGCAGCCCAATCACGAGAGCTTCCACTTCCATACTCAGCCCCAGCCAAGACAATGGTATCATGCCCCTCACTCCTGTACCTCTGTTGGAAAAACATAGAAGCATAATTTTTTATAGAAGGAATAAAAATTCCTTGcaacaaaaataaattttttttttaaaaaaagacaacAGAGTGCACTCATCATTTTGTAAAGCATGGTATCGTTTAGCTAAAATTACCATCTTTTCAAAGTAGAAAGTAGGGGTGCAACTTGagaaggttgggttgggttgggttgagggtcaacctgagcccaacagtcaacctgagcccaacatgGCCTCAGGAGGATCCAACCTGCAACCTGCAACCTGACCCAACCAAATTCCTCTatacttgacccaacccgacccaacccaaatacatgcaATATTTCCTGAACTGAACTAACCCAACCCGCATTTGCTCAACATGAACCCAACCcgatttcaaattgatccaaggaccttgacaacccgacCTGAACTTGAGTTGCCCGAAACTAAGTTGCAGCCCCAGTTAAATGTTAGCTACTGTTTGTTTGTTTTATAAGAACAATGTACCATGGCAGCTTCAAATACGGATAGTTTCTCCCCAGTAGGGATGTGAATTGTCTTAGGTCCAACTTCTCCCTCCAATAGCTTGTTCACAAGGCGAATATTGGCAAAAGTGCCCCTTGCCATCACCTCATCATTACCACGGCGGCTCCCATAAGAGTTAAAGTCCTTCCTGTCAACACCACGTTCCATGAGGTATTTCGCTGCAGGACTGTCTTTGTGGATGCTCCCAGCAGGTGAGATGTGATCGGTTGTAATACTATCTCCAAAGTTGAGCAAGCAGTATGCATCCTGCACTCCATGCGGGCCAGGCGGGGACATGGTCATGTTCTTAAAATATGGAGGCTCGTGTATGTAAGTCGACTTCGGGTCCCAATCATAGAGTGTACCAGAAGGCACTGATAACTGGTTCCACATGGGATTTCCTTTTGTGATTGCTTCATATGTGGCCTTAAACATGTCAGGCAGCACGCTAGACTGCACAACCTGGGCAACAAAAGAGATGGAAGATTGATGTGAAGTTTCCAGCCAACGTTTCCAAACATTAAATGGCTAAAACAAGCAATAATGGATAAAATACCTCACCTCTGCTATTTCCTCATTTGAAGGCCAAATATCTCTGAAAAATACCTTCTTTCCATCCTTTTTGGTCCCAATTGGCTCTGTGTTAAAGTCAATGTCAACCTGCGGAGGATGCTGGCCATGTAAGCTAATACATGAAAGATGCAAACAAAGCTTGGCAAAGATCAAACTCAAAAACTAAAGTTCTTAGACCTTTAGCTTTTTAACATTTTGAGCTGTTCACCAAATGGGACCCATAAAGACTCAGATCAAATAAGCATTTGATAGGTCAATAAGTCACAGCTACAAATAGATACAGCCATACTTTTGAAGTAAAAGACCTGTGTAGCTTTTGTCCAACCTACTGCAGAGAGCATATAAGTAAACTAACATCAAAATGTCCAAGGTGGAAAATCACTAACATACTGATGGTATGAAGTTCATGGGTGTTCATGTTTCCGTTCATTATGATCACCAAGTATAAAGTCACATAGCCAGGAAGCAGGAGTACACGTTTTCTAATGAAGTAATCCTtactaaaataaataagtaaaaataaaaaataaaagcccAGGAAGCAGGAGCGCAAGTTTGGATTCTGATATGAACTCTGAGTGGCATCTTCATAGAAGAATCCTGCAACTAAGAACAGGGTAAAGTAGGCCAGAAGAATCCTGCAACTAAGAACAGGATAAAGTAGGCCAACAGATGCACTTCAAATTACATACCGTGCCAGCAAGAGCATAGGCAACCACGAGTGGAGGGGAAGCTAGGTAATTTGCTCTGGTCAAAGGATGTACACGCCCCTCAAAATTCCTATTGCCAGACAACACCGCTGCAGCAACTATATCTGAAAATgtttcaaattttcagaattaCATATCCAAACGGTCAGTCAGAAACATAGACaatgatgacgacgatgatgatgatattcAAAAGGACATTGTTACAAGTAAAAGCTCAAATAGAGGTCAACAAAAATAAGTAGACGGACCATTTTCAGAAACTGCTGTGGCAACTGCTTCATCAAGATCTCCTGAATTCCCAATGCATGTGGTGCATCCATACCCGACAATATGAAAGCCCAGATGATTCAGATACTTCTGCAAGCCACTGCAAAGAAAGACCAAGTAAGGactgcaataataataataataactaaaaattaagaataaacCCCAACTACagctcttcttcctcttcttatgAGAATAGGTACAGCCGTACAGGTCATACTGTTTTACAGGCAATGGGCTTTAGATAAAATACCTCTTCTCCAAATATTTGGTAACAACTCCAGAACCTGGGGCAAGACTTGTCTTGATCCATGGCTTCACCTGATAAAAGATAAGTTATGATGCATAAGTGAAATGGCAAATTGCATAGAAGTCTGCAAATTGTTCAGATTTGTGACTTTTTACTGTAATCATCGGAAATTGTTAACTTCGTTACAATCTACTAAGATAACAAAGCTTCAATAGGAACCCTGCTACTGGACATTATTGGACAGCTCTCACGCTCACACTATCCACGCAGCCAGAAGAACATACAGCGTTATATTCAGTAAATCTGGCAGCACACTAGATGCCTGTTCCAGATTAGTCCATAATAGCATAGAAGAGACCATGACCACATTAATTTCTGAATAATGAAAGATCAAACATAAGCTGGAAACAGCATGCCCTTTCCCCATGAACCTTTGCCAATATACTAATGTGTTTCAAACACTTTGAGGTACAGCAGTTGTTATTTTTAATCTGGAGGCAAAATGAATGCAATGCATACTGCATTTCCAGCTCAGCAATTGGAATGCATGGGCTAGAGGATTCCTGTACCAGCAGAGATCTATTATTCTGACCATGAAAATAGGTTTGCAAGTCATATAGAAATATTTGGATATTCAAGTTTAGACAATTTGCCAGTCGGAGCATTTAGAAACAAAAAGTGAATAGACTACGCTGGTGCATTCAGGTCTGATTAGGATTCGAGATTAAAATGATGTGGTAGTGAAAGTTCTGTAAGTGTTTAAAGTTTCTTTTTTGTCTTAGTCAGGTCCAATCATAGAGGCAGGAGACCTGATAGGCATCCTCGGAATATCTTGATTTGACGTTAGTTTTCATGATTTGATGAAGTTTCATGATTCAGCAATAGTACTAGAGCTATCTTCCTCACATTTGTTGATAGAGGCCAATAACAATGTCGTTTCTCATGCAAGAGGATTGCAAGGTCTTACATCTGAATGGAAGCCAACTCACCAACTCTTCTCCCATGATATACTCACTTCTGTGCAAATTCTTAGGTTCATAAATTGCATATCAAAAAGAAACAATCTTCAGCCACATCAGGTGAACTGGATCACTCAAGGCAATATGCCAGTCATAAAAGAAGTATGCTTCAATCTTCAAACATAAAGGGGAAGATTTTCTAACCTCGAGACCCAGTTCGCAGGCCTTCTTTGCAACCAGAGCAGCTCCAAGCATCACACTAGGATTTGAGGTATTTGTGCAACTGGTGATTGCTGCTATAACAACATCGCCATGTTTAATTTGTGCTGGCATCCCATGGAATGAGAAGTCCACAACTTTACTTTGAGATTCCTTTGGCACTGCAAATCCCTGTAATATCAAAAAGGGAATTAAATGAGACAGCACAATCACATAGAAGTCAGCAATGAGCAGTAGCATAGCATCAATATTTCCAATACATCTCATTTGTTTAGAAAATTACAAAGCTCAGTTTTCAATACAAACAACTATTTTAACTCAGATTGACCGTAGCTAATCAGTGATGAAGAATTGAAGCTGATAGGCAATGAGAAGAATTTTTTTTGTGCCTGGTGcattttcctttattattattattattattattattattatagtgtCTACAGAATAAACTCCTGGTGGTGATGTGGTAGTTGGGTGAGCAGCCAGTCATTAAAATTTTGCCAAGAAAATTCATAAAGCCCACCCAAATAACGGATCAAGCTATGAACGCATGCACACACATGACGTAGTAGCCGGTCCCAAGACGAGCACGAACCAAACCAAGTAGGGGACCAGGCTATGAACACGCACACGCATGATGTGATAGCTGGTCCCAAGCCCCAGCAGAGGAGGTTAGTAATTGGGTGGGCAGCCAGCCAGCCATTAAACCTTGGCCAACCAAAATTCATAAAGCTGACCCCAAATCAGGAACCAAGCTACACATGCATATAGATGTAGTCAgtattttaaatatcgacgatatcagccaatatatcccacgatatatctagTATCCCACTTGTGCAGTCCGAAACGCATAGGtaatgccgatatatcccacctattcgatctagtaagcattttcgattttcaatccatgtttttgttgtaaataacattaaactagtgtcaaatggttacaaatgtatgattcttcatattttccatgaaaaatcatggatttagaacttcgattttgagatttaggggagatgggtcaagttgtggaaaattgagaaaaatcaaaatttctcaatttctcacaaatcagttgcaatctttgtatccaaacacaaaattaaatatgaatgtaacctgatctagtgattcttcttttgcttttgaatgcattgcttgtgtttccatacatgtcttcttacatgaATAAATTATATGAACAGACTTTGAATACACTTGCATTAGTTTAGTTGGAAAGCGCATATACTAGGACcgcatacaaaggaaacccctattatgtgtactttttttcttcttttttttgtaatgttttgatttctaagtgtgtattgatgtctttttcaacaatccctaaagtttcattgaaaaatttgaccaatttcccaatgttcccatgtttcccaacaacggcgatacattacgcgatacaaccaatatatcccatgcgataaccgatatgatTACATATCCCAAGAGtgtgatacattacacgataatgatatttaaaacattgcatacACCCACAAAGCCTAAATAGGCGACCAGGCTATGCATGCAAGCCAATGTGCGGACACACCCACAACCACA contains:
- the LOC131237214 gene encoding aconitate hydratase 1; translation: MATRNSFESILMPLSKPGGGEFGKYFSLPALNDPRIDKLPYSIKILLESAIRNCDEFQVTAKDVEKIIDWESTSPKQVEIPFKPARVLLQDFTGVPAVVDLACMRDAMNKLGSDSNKINPLVPVDLVIDHSVQVDVARSENAVQANMEHEFRRNQERFGFLKWGSSAFRNMLVVPPGSGIVHQVNLEYLGRVVFNTGGILYPDSVVGTDSHTTMIDGLGVAGWGVGGIEAEAAMLGQPMSMVLPGVVGFKLLGKLKNGMTATDLVLTVTQMLRKHGVVGKFVEFYGEGMSELSLADRATIANMSPEYGATMGFFPVDHVTLQYLKLTGRSDDTVSMIESYLRANKMFVDYSEPQTEKVYSSYLQLNLEDVEPCVSGPKRPHDRVPLKEMKEDWHSCLDSKVGFKGFAVPKESQSKVVDFSFHGMPAQIKHGDVVIAAITSCTNTSNPSVMLGAALVAKKACELGLEVKPWIKTSLAPGSGVVTKYLEKSGLQKYLNHLGFHIVGYGCTTCIGNSGDLDEAVATAVSENDIVAAAVLSGNRNFEGRVHPLTRANYLASPPLVVAYALAGTVDIDFNTEPIGTKKDGKKVFFRDIWPSNEEIAEVVQSSVLPDMFKATYEAITKGNPMWNQLSVPSGTLYDWDPKSTYIHEPPYFKNMTMSPPGPHGVQDAYCLLNFGDSITTDHISPAGSIHKDSPAAKYLMERGVDRKDFNSYGSRRGNDEVMARGTFANIRLVNKLLEGEVGPKTIHIPTGEKLSVFEAAMRYRSEGHDTIVLAGAEYGSGSSRDWAAKGPMLLGVKAVIAKSFERIHRSNLVGMGIIPLCFKPGEDAETLGLTGHERYSIDLPSSVSEIKPGQDVTVVTDSGKSFTCTARFDTEVELIYFDHGGILQYVIRNLINAKH